One part of the Malus sylvestris chromosome 2, drMalSylv7.2, whole genome shotgun sequence genome encodes these proteins:
- the LOC126613812 gene encoding pentatricopeptide repeat-containing protein At2g17670, whose product MGKIPPSLRSSVSTSIIKKPQSLIPNESPSHKPHHFPKKPARKIPPQLSEKTQEPTAFRNPFSSPNISDAKKVFTSIVAATKSPLDLRVHNALLQSYAAISTVNDSISLFNHMIKTHPAFSPDRSTYHVLLSQSCKAGDETLGSVHQVLNFMLTNGFSPDKVTTDIAVRSLCSAGNVDLAVELVKQMAMKNAAPDSYTYNFLVKCLCKSRSVSSVYEFIESMKSSLNLKPDLVTYTILIDNVTNRENLREATKLVEMLAEEGFKPDCYIYNTIMKGFCKLNLGKEAVDVFKKMKEEGVEPDLVTYNTLIFGLSKCGRIMEAKKYLGVMVEMGHFPDAVTYTSLMNGMCRKGDVLGAMELLEEMQTQGCQPNVCTYNTLLHGLCKSKLLEKGLELYGLMKECGMKLDTASYATLVRALCREGRVADAYEVFDYAVESKSVTDVAAYTTLEGTLKWLKKAREQGLAV is encoded by the coding sequence atggGGAAAATCCCACCATCTCTGCGCTCATCAGTTTCAACCTCTATCATCAAAAAGCCACAATCTTTAATCCCAAACGAATCCCCATCTCACAAACCCCATCACTTTCCCAAGAAACCCGCCAGGAAAATCCCACCCCAACTTTCCGAGAAAACCCAGGAACCCACCGCCTTCCGCAACCCCTTCAGCTCCCCAAACATCTCCGACGCCAAGAAGGTCTTCACCTCCATCGTCGCCGCCACGAAATCCCCACTCGACCTCCGCGTCCACAACGCCCTGCTCCAATCCTACGCCGCAATCTCCACCGTCAACGACTCCATATCTCTCTTCAACCACATGATCAAAACACACCCTGCGTTCTCCCCCGACAGATCGACCTACCATGTTTTGCTCTCCCAGTCCTGCAAAGCAGGGGATGAGACACTGGGGTCCGTACACCAGGTACTCAACTTTATGCTCACCAATGGCTTCAGTCCCGATAAGGTCACCACGGATATCGCTGTCCGGTCACTCTGTTCTGCCGGTAATGTTGACCTCGCTGTTGAATTGGTTAAACAAATGGCGATGAAAAACGCAGCCCCGGACAGTTATACATACAATTTTCTGGTGAAGTGTCTCTGCAAGTCGAGATCTGTGAGTAGTGTTTATGAGTTTATTGAAAGTATgaaaagttctttgaatttaaaGCCTGATCTTGTCACTTATACTATTTTGATTGACAATGTGACGAATAGAGAGAATTTACGCGAGGCAACTAAGTTAGTGGAAATGTTAGCTGAGGAGGGATTTAAGCCTGATTGCTATATTTACAATACAATTATGAAAGGTTTTTGTAAATTGAATTTGGGCAAAGAGGCAGTTGATGTTTTCAAGAAAATGAAGGAGGAGGGCGTGGAGCCTGATCTTGTAACGTATAATACTTTGATTTTTGGGTTATCAAAATGTGGAAGGATTATGGAGGCTAAGAAGTATCTGGGTGTCATGGTGGAAATGGGACATTTCCCAGATGCGGTGACATACACTTCATTGATGAATGGAATGTGTCGGAAAGGGGATGTCTTGGGTGCAATGGAGTTGTTGGAGGAGATGCAAACACAGGGGTGCCAACCGAATGTTTGCACGTATAATACGTTGCTTCATGGATTATGCAAGTCGAAACTTTTAGAGAAAGGGTTAGAATTGTATGGGCTGATGAAAGAATGTGGGATGAAGCTTGATACAGCTTCTTATGCTACACTTGTGAGGGCACTTTGTAGGGAGGGTAGGGTTGCAGATGCTTACGAAGTGTTTGATTATGCAGTTGAGAGTAAGAGTGTAACTGATGTTGCTGCTTACACGACTTTGGAGGGTACACTGAAGTGGCTTAAGAAAGCAAGGGAGCAAGGTCTTGCTGTCTAA